The Echinicola rosea genome has a segment encoding these proteins:
- a CDS encoding NAD(P)/FAD-dependent oxidoreductase has translation MDNVTAKHPIPNLPVSNRPKLVILGGGFAGLKLARKMVKSDYQVILLDKNNYHQFQPLFYQVATASLEPSAISFPLRRVFHHTPNVSFRMAEALEIDQDRKRLYTNVGYVDFDQLVLAMGADTNYFGIQNIMEYGTPMKTVSEALYVRNRIISNYEKAINIEDVEQRKALMNVVIVGGGPTGVELAGAIAELRNNVFPKDYPELNFKNMRVVLAEAGPKLLAGMSKQSSEKAVVYLDKLGVEIMVNAAVEDYDGLTIKIKDHESLDTKTLLWAAGVKPNHIKGLREDQMIRNGRLIVDQYNKLKGAEGIYVIGDLCVLTDDDYPKGHPQVAQVAIQQADNLAHNLKAVADNRSMKKFKYKDLGSMATVGRKLAVVDLPFIKFQGFTAWITWLFVHLMAIVGVKNRILIFMDWAWNYLSFDPALRLLIRPRYVKPKEQEELVEEKHD, from the coding sequence ATGGACAATGTAACCGCAAAACATCCGATTCCCAACCTACCCGTTTCGAACAGACCAAAGCTGGTCATTCTCGGAGGCGGTTTTGCAGGCCTCAAGCTAGCGCGAAAGATGGTAAAATCCGATTATCAGGTTATCCTTCTGGACAAAAACAATTATCACCAGTTTCAGCCATTATTCTACCAAGTGGCCACCGCTTCCTTGGAGCCTAGCGCAATATCCTTTCCTTTGCGTAGGGTTTTTCACCACACTCCCAATGTGTCGTTCCGTATGGCAGAGGCGTTGGAAATAGACCAAGACCGAAAGCGGCTGTACACCAATGTCGGGTATGTAGATTTTGATCAACTGGTGCTGGCCATGGGAGCTGACACCAATTATTTTGGCATCCAGAATATCATGGAATACGGTACGCCGATGAAGACCGTATCCGAAGCTTTATATGTTAGGAACAGGATTATTTCCAACTACGAAAAGGCGATCAATATCGAAGACGTGGAGCAGCGGAAAGCGCTGATGAACGTGGTGATCGTAGGAGGTGGGCCTACCGGCGTAGAATTGGCAGGGGCCATTGCGGAGCTAAGAAACAATGTCTTCCCAAAAGACTATCCCGAGCTCAACTTCAAAAATATGCGTGTGGTGCTGGCTGAGGCCGGTCCAAAACTTTTGGCAGGAATGTCCAAACAGTCCAGTGAAAAGGCTGTTGTCTATTTGGATAAGCTTGGAGTGGAGATCATGGTCAATGCCGCCGTGGAGGACTACGATGGCCTGACCATCAAGATCAAAGACCATGAAAGCTTGGATACCAAAACGCTTCTATGGGCAGCAGGGGTAAAGCCAAACCATATCAAAGGCCTTCGCGAAGACCAGATGATCCGAAATGGCCGATTGATCGTGGATCAGTATAATAAATTGAAAGGTGCAGAGGGCATCTATGTCATCGGCGACCTCTGTGTGCTCACCGATGATGACTATCCCAAAGGTCATCCCCAAGTGGCCCAAGTAGCTATCCAGCAAGCCGATAACTTGGCCCACAACCTGAAAGCCGTGGCCGATAACCGCTCCATGAAAAAATTCAAGTACAAGGACCTAGGGTCGATGGCTACTGTGGGTAGAAAATTGGCCGTGGTGGATTTGCCATTTATCAAGTTTCAGGGCTTTACGGCTTGGATCACGTGGTTGTTTGTACACCTTATGGCCATCGTGGGCGTGAAGAACAGGATTTTGATCTTTATGGATTGGGCTTGGAATTACCTGTCCTTTGATCCGGCCTTGCGACTGCTCATCCGTCCCCGGTATGTAAAGCCCAAAGAGCAAGAAGAGCTGGTGGAAGAAAAGCACGATTAG
- a CDS encoding glutamate synthase subunit beta, translated as MGAKDGFLKYKRELESDRDRNERVKDYNDIHIPIKPETLNNQAARCMDCGIPFCHQGCPLGNIIPEFNDAVYRKEWGEAWDILRSTNNFPEFTGRICPAPCEASCVLGINKDPVAIELIEKNIAEKAYEHDLAKPLVPEARTGKTVAVVGAGPAGMAAADQLNQAGHEVTLYEKDQKVGGLLRYGIPDFKMEKWVIDRRVKLMEEEGVNFATGTEIGKTITADEILGKFDAVVLSTGAQEPRDLKIKGREFNGVHFAMEFLGEQNRVVSGERKDDNPISAKDKHVIVIGGGDTGSDCIGTSNRHGAASVTQLELLPKPPQQRAQLNPWPEWPMTLKTTTSHEEGAERVWSVLTKEFTKDDKGNVKGLVLVDIEWKEENGRMQFVEVEGTERTVPCDLALLAIGYTGPKQNGMLEAFGVEAMENSLPKSKEYQSTNNKVFLAGDMRRGQSLVVWAISEGREAAVKVDEFLMGKSNLPRKDKSFFENVEDAEFCE; from the coding sequence ATGGGTGCGAAAGACGGATTTCTAAAATATAAAAGAGAACTAGAATCAGACAGAGACCGAAACGAAAGGGTCAAAGATTATAACGATATACATATTCCAATCAAGCCTGAAACGCTGAATAACCAAGCGGCCAGGTGCATGGACTGCGGCATTCCTTTTTGTCACCAAGGGTGCCCGCTGGGCAATATCATTCCAGAATTTAACGATGCTGTTTACCGCAAAGAGTGGGGCGAGGCATGGGACATTCTGAGAAGTACCAATAACTTCCCTGAGTTTACGGGAAGAATTTGCCCGGCACCATGTGAGGCAAGTTGTGTATTGGGGATCAACAAAGATCCTGTGGCGATCGAACTGATCGAGAAAAATATTGCTGAAAAGGCATATGAACATGATTTGGCCAAGCCATTGGTTCCTGAAGCCAGAACGGGTAAAACCGTAGCTGTGGTAGGCGCGGGCCCTGCCGGAATGGCGGCTGCCGACCAGCTTAACCAAGCTGGCCATGAGGTAACCCTGTATGAGAAAGACCAAAAAGTAGGCGGACTGCTCAGGTATGGTATCCCGGATTTCAAAATGGAAAAATGGGTAATCGACCGCAGGGTGAAGCTGATGGAAGAGGAAGGGGTAAACTTTGCCACCGGAACCGAGATCGGCAAAACCATTACAGCTGATGAGATTCTAGGCAAATTTGACGCAGTGGTGCTTTCCACTGGTGCCCAAGAGCCCCGAGACCTGAAAATCAAAGGCCGGGAGTTTAACGGAGTCCATTTTGCTATGGAATTCCTTGGTGAACAAAACCGTGTCGTCAGTGGCGAAAGAAAGGATGATAATCCTATCAGCGCCAAAGACAAACATGTCATTGTGATCGGTGGTGGTGACACGGGGAGTGACTGTATCGGTACCTCTAACCGCCACGGGGCGGCTTCCGTGACACAGCTGGAGCTATTGCCAAAGCCTCCACAGCAACGTGCACAGCTTAATCCATGGCCGGAATGGCCCATGACTCTAAAAACCACCACTTCGCATGAAGAGGGTGCCGAAAGGGTTTGGTCCGTATTGACCAAGGAGTTTACCAAAGACGATAAGGGCAATGTCAAGGGGCTTGTATTGGTGGACATCGAATGGAAAGAAGAAAACGGCAGAATGCAGTTTGTGGAAGTAGAAGGTACCGAAAGGACCGTTCCATGCGATCTTGCCCTGTTGGCCATTGGCTATACTGGACCAAAGCAAAACGGAATGCTGGAAGCTTTTGGCGTAGAAGCCATGGAGAACAGCCTTCCAAAATCCAAGGAATATCAAAGTACCAATAACAAAGTATTCTTGGCAGGCGATATGAGAAGAGGCCAATCACTAGTGGTCTGGGCCATTTCCGAAGGTCGTGAAGCAGCCGTGAAAGTGGATGAGTTCCTGATGGGCAAGTCCAACCTTCCACGCAAAGATAAATCGTTCTTTGAGAACGTAGAAGACGCTGAATTCTGTGAATAA
- a CDS encoding CPBP family glutamic-type intramembrane protease, whose product MGFDELGHAFEKLFKERKLLLIIMGIVVAPLFEETIFRLHLDLKKPYIWWGLGLSLLIVISDWFVGLALMIYLLYLLIMLHEKSPPNLKMVVYISAAFFALIHLGNYTKFDILSHFYLIPFLVGSQFVGGLILSYIRLNHGIKWSILYHGVFNAVLIIPMLFMEV is encoded by the coding sequence TTGGGCTTTGATGAACTTGGTCATGCCTTTGAGAAGTTGTTTAAAGAAAGGAAATTACTCTTAATTATCATGGGGATTGTCGTGGCCCCACTTTTTGAAGAAACAATTTTTAGGCTTCACCTCGACCTTAAGAAGCCGTATATTTGGTGGGGATTGGGACTGTCATTGCTGATCGTTATCTCCGATTGGTTTGTAGGCTTGGCGCTTATGATCTATTTGCTTTATCTTTTGATCATGCTTCATGAAAAATCTCCGCCCAACCTGAAGATGGTCGTTTATATCTCGGCAGCCTTCTTTGCATTGATTCATCTGGGCAATTATACCAAGTTTGATATTCTGAGCCACTTTTACCTGATCCCTTTTCTAGTGGGAAGTCAGTTTGTCGGCGGACTTATCCTAAGTTACATTCGGCTAAACCATGGGATAAAATGGTCTATCCTGTACCATGGTGTATTTAATGCTGTACTCATTATCCCGATGTTATTTATGGAAGTTTAG
- the yjjX gene encoding inosine/xanthosine triphosphatase yields MAFPKRKNIQPDRERERELLVVVGSKNPVKVQCTENGFQRAFGERRFIVEGLNINSEVSDQPIGDEETYRGAYNRAKNAKNTFPEADYWIGIEGGVEELDAEMTAYAWVVIMDRNGKVGKSKTATFILPEAIGTLISGGMELGEADDKVFDRENSKQGNGAVGMLTNGTIDRKEYYEQAVILALIPFISDKLYK; encoded by the coding sequence ATGGCATTTCCAAAAAGAAAAAATATCCAGCCAGACAGGGAGCGGGAAAGAGAGCTCCTTGTGGTCGTAGGCAGTAAAAACCCCGTTAAAGTCCAATGTACAGAAAATGGTTTTCAGCGGGCATTTGGAGAACGCCGTTTTATTGTGGAAGGGTTGAACATCAATTCGGAAGTCAGTGATCAACCTATTGGGGATGAAGAAACCTATCGTGGAGCGTATAATAGGGCAAAAAATGCCAAGAATACTTTCCCAGAAGCCGACTATTGGATAGGAATAGAAGGTGGGGTGGAAGAATTGGATGCTGAAATGACGGCATATGCGTGGGTGGTGATTATGGATAGAAACGGTAAAGTAGGAAAGTCCAAAACGGCTACCTTTATCCTTCCCGAGGCTATTGGCACGCTGATTAGTGGTGGGATGGAGTTGGGAGAGGCAGATGATAAAGTTTTTGATCGGGAAAATTCCAAGCAAGGGAATGGCGCCGTGGGGATGCTTACCAATGGAACAATCGACCGTAAAGAATATTACGAGCAAGCAGTGATATTGGCTTTGATCCCTTTTATCAGTGATAAACTCTATAAATAA
- a CDS encoding DUF6952 family protein: protein MRLPIIKHVLTFIEENDEDWVNETIELLENMTEISSLKDEEIEVMGELLSNLYGTLEVNNMIKDGMDKKEAMNAFMKRVMGSIDK, encoded by the coding sequence ATGAGATTGCCAATAATTAAGCATGTTCTTACCTTCATTGAGGAAAACGATGAGGATTGGGTAAATGAAACCATTGAGCTTCTGGAGAACATGACGGAAATTTCCTCCCTCAAAGACGAGGAAATCGAAGTGATGGGCGAACTTCTATCCAATCTCTACGGGACCCTTGAGGTCAATAACATGATCAAAGATGGAATGGATAAAAAAGAAGCCATGAACGCCTTTATGAAAAGGGTCATGGGATCCATTGATAAATAA
- a CDS encoding VOC family protein has translation MPAVNPYLTFLGNCEEAFTFYKSVFGGEFTYMGKFSDMPPQEGVTLTEEEKDKVMHVSLPIGPETILMGSDTGGEWAPPTVIGNNVTISITADTKEDADRYFNQLSEGGKVTMPMEDTFWGDYFGMFTDKFDINWMISFNENSGQ, from the coding sequence ATGCCTGCTGTAAATCCTTACCTCACTTTTCTAGGCAACTGTGAAGAAGCCTTTACCTTTTACAAGTCCGTTTTTGGTGGAGAATTCACCTATATGGGAAAGTTCTCCGATATGCCCCCACAAGAAGGTGTCACGCTTACAGAAGAAGAAAAAGACAAGGTCATGCACGTGTCCTTACCCATCGGCCCTGAGACCATATTAATGGGAAGTGATACCGGCGGAGAATGGGCCCCACCGACCGTCATTGGCAATAATGTCACCATCTCCATCACCGCCGACACCAAAGAAGATGCCGACAGGTACTTTAACCAGCTATCCGAAGGAGGGAAAGTTACCATGCCCATGGAAGATACTTTTTGGGGTGATTATTTTGGCATGTTTACCGACAAGTTTGACATCAATTGGATGATCAGCTTCAATGAAAATAGCGGTCAATAA
- a CDS encoding thioredoxin family protein — translation MLQELEQDNLKEIIADNDKVIVQYGATWCGNCRIMKPKMKRLSGDYEGITFLYVDAEKLPESRKLAEVNNLPTFASFKGGELVNQTQTNKEDNLKALIDEIANN, via the coding sequence ATGTTACAAGAATTAGAACAAGACAACCTTAAAGAAATCATTGCTGACAATGATAAAGTAATTGTGCAGTATGGAGCCACTTGGTGCGGTAACTGCAGGATTATGAAGCCAAAAATGAAGCGTTTATCGGGGGATTATGAAGGGATTACCTTTTTGTATGTGGATGCTGAAAAGCTTCCAGAATCCCGCAAACTGGCAGAAGTGAACAACCTGCCAACTTTCGCATCTTTTAAAGGTGGTGAACTTGTAAACCAAACTCAAACGAACAAAGAAGATAACCTTAAAGCACTGATAGATGAGATTGCCAATAATTAA
- a CDS encoding nitroreductase family protein: protein MENPMFDIEEVNNIIRNRRSMFVAQFKENDPVEDSVIQEMLENANWAPTHKLTEPWRFTVFSGEGLKELARFQSELYKETAEKNGTFKEVVYEKLQQNPLKCSHVIAIGMKRHLTAGIPDMEEIAAVSMAVQNMYLTASAHGLAAYWGTGGVTFYPETKSYFGLEEDDLFMGFFFVAKPTLDGWPAGRRKPIEDKVTWVRE from the coding sequence ATGGAGAATCCGATGTTTGATATCGAAGAAGTAAACAACATTATTAGAAACCGTCGATCGATGTTTGTTGCTCAGTTTAAGGAAAATGACCCCGTGGAAGACAGCGTTATCCAGGAAATGCTGGAAAATGCCAACTGGGCTCCGACGCACAAATTGACGGAGCCTTGGCGATTTACAGTTTTCAGTGGAGAAGGCTTAAAGGAACTGGCCAGGTTCCAGTCCGAGTTGTATAAAGAAACAGCTGAAAAAAACGGCACTTTCAAAGAAGTTGTTTATGAAAAACTTCAACAAAATCCCTTAAAATGTAGCCATGTGATCGCCATTGGCATGAAAAGGCACCTTACCGCGGGAATTCCGGATATGGAGGAAATCGCCGCGGTTTCCATGGCCGTCCAAAATATGTACCTCACGGCCAGTGCCCATGGTCTTGCGGCTTATTGGGGCACTGGTGGCGTAACATTCTATCCAGAAACCAAATCCTACTTTGGACTCGAAGAAGACGACTTGTTTATGGGATTCTTTTTTGTCGCCAAACCTACTTTGGACGGATGGCCAGCAGGTAGGAGAAAGCCCATTGAGGATAAAGTCACTTGGGTGAGGGAGTAA
- a CDS encoding gamma-glutamylcyclotransferase family protein, translating into MSTRLYFGYASNLDQLTLVERLHHPPTLIGIGMLPRYGFRFNHPNPDGSARANIVHSPNENVYGAVYEIAEADVSHFLNSEKTYDFTAVSVQTKNGEVGAFTFISSQNVSNIFPDQAYYDTIIRGGKALKLPNTYLTSIMNRLPNELI; encoded by the coding sequence ATGTCCACACGTCTGTACTTTGGCTATGCCAGCAATTTGGATCAGCTCACCCTTGTCGAAAGGCTGCACCACCCTCCCACACTCATAGGAATCGGCATGCTCCCCCGTTACGGTTTTCGCTTTAACCACCCTAACCCCGATGGGTCTGCACGCGCCAATATCGTCCACAGCCCAAATGAAAATGTGTATGGTGCCGTCTATGAAATTGCCGAAGCCGACGTTTCGCATTTTTTGAATTCAGAAAAAACCTATGATTTTACAGCAGTAAGTGTCCAAACTAAAAATGGAGAAGTCGGAGCTTTTACCTTTATTTCATCCCAAAACGTATCCAATATCTTTCCCGATCAGGCCTATTATGACACCATCATCCGTGGTGGAAAAGCCCTGAAACTACCCAATACCTATCTTACCAGCATTATGAATAGATTGCCAAATGAATTGATATAA
- a CDS encoding DUF4890 domain-containing protein, which yields MKKLLFAIALMTLTVLAADAQQRKGRKDLSPDKMAERITEKMTEELSLNEAQQREVYDLNLQTTKERTEAMQESKEARQKMLKKMKADQEKHDQDLAEILTPDQMEKWKEYRKASMERMRDRREKDHRRQKEGL from the coding sequence ATGAAAAAGCTATTATTTGCAATTGCCCTGATGACATTGACTGTATTGGCCGCAGATGCCCAGCAGCGAAAAGGTAGAAAAGACCTGTCGCCGGACAAAATGGCCGAACGCATTACCGAAAAAATGACCGAGGAACTTTCGCTGAATGAGGCACAGCAAAGAGAAGTCTATGACCTTAACCTCCAAACCACAAAAGAACGTACGGAAGCCATGCAGGAGTCCAAGGAAGCGCGTCAGAAAATGCTTAAAAAGATGAAGGCAGACCAGGAAAAGCATGATCAAGACTTAGCGGAAATCCTTACCCCAGATCAAATGGAAAAGTGGAAGGAATACCGTAAAGCATCCATGGAGCGCATGCGTGACCGTAGGGAAAAGGATCACAGGAGACAGAAAGAGGGGTTATGA
- a CDS encoding CPBP family glutamic-type intramembrane protease — MFTFTLSVLISSIAGDEITEIGYLEGQTLSYIFMMTVLFAPLLETLIFQLAIIEITLFVFNRFSFPKRTSFAIALSSILFGLSHWYNIYYVGFTVLAGISYAVFYLIARSRKDMNGYITATVVHAFSNLFGFIVDDLLQLM, encoded by the coding sequence ATGTTTACATTTACTTTATCTGTTCTCATAAGCTCTATTGCCGGAGATGAGATAACGGAAATCGGGTATCTGGAAGGTCAAACACTAAGTTATATTTTTATGATGACTGTATTGTTTGCCCCCTTGCTTGAAACATTAATTTTCCAGCTAGCTATCATCGAAATTACCCTGTTTGTTTTTAATAGATTTAGTTTTCCTAAAAGGACATCTTTCGCCATTGCCCTGTCATCCATCCTGTTTGGATTGTCACATTGGTATAACATCTATTACGTAGGATTTACTGTTTTGGCAGGGATCTCATATGCTGTCTTTTACTTAATCGCCAGAAGTCGGAAAGATATGAATGGATATATCACCGCTACTGTTGTGCATGCTTTCTCAAACCTGTTTGGTTTCATAGTCGACGACTTATTACAGCTAATGTAG
- a CDS encoding YebC/PmpR family DNA-binding transcriptional regulator, with translation MGRAFEFRKERKFKRWSKMSKVFTRLGKEIVTAVKVGGPDPDSNPKLRTVMQNAKGAAMPKDRIEAAIKRASNKDQSNYEEVVYEGYAPHGIAILVEASTDNINRTVANVRHYFTKGGGSLGTSGSVSFMFDHKAVFRFPKGEHDMEELELELIDFGLEDIDENEGEIFIYTEFEDFGNMQKALEDKNIEVTSADFQRFPTTTVELTEEQEEEVNKMIERMEEDDDVNNVYHNIA, from the coding sequence ATGGGAAGAGCATTCGAATTTAGAAAAGAAAGAAAATTCAAGCGCTGGAGCAAGATGTCCAAGGTCTTTACCCGACTGGGCAAGGAGATCGTCACGGCAGTAAAAGTGGGAGGACCAGATCCGGACAGTAATCCCAAGCTGAGGACGGTCATGCAGAACGCAAAGGGTGCTGCCATGCCAAAAGACCGGATCGAAGCAGCCATCAAGCGTGCCAGTAATAAAGATCAGAGCAATTATGAAGAAGTGGTGTATGAGGGCTATGCTCCCCACGGAATCGCCATTCTCGTCGAAGCCTCAACAGACAATATCAATAGGACCGTGGCCAATGTAAGGCATTACTTTACCAAGGGCGGTGGTTCTTTGGGTACATCTGGTTCGGTGAGCTTTATGTTTGACCACAAAGCTGTTTTCCGCTTTCCAAAAGGAGAACACGACATGGAAGAGTTGGAGTTGGAATTGATCGATTTTGGCTTGGAGGATATTGATGAAAATGAGGGGGAAATCTTTATCTATACAGAATTTGAAGATTTTGGTAACATGCAGAAGGCCTTGGAAGACAAGAATATCGAGGTCACCAGTGCAGACTTTCAGCGGTTTCCAACCACCACTGTCGAACTCACGGAAGAACAGGAAGAAGAAGTAAATAAGATGATCGAGCGAATGGAGGAAGACGACGATGTCAATAACGTCTATCATAACATCGCTTAA
- a CDS encoding DUF1348 family protein, with translation MICADFFPKREKPIYITKALKFIGEMYHDQTGQWYRAYGNENWEFDERGFMKKRYASINDLPIDQADRRL, from the coding sequence ATGATTTGCGCTGATTTTTTTCCTAAACGAGAAAAGCCAATTTACATAACAAAAGCCCTGAAGTTTATAGGTGAGATGTACCATGACCAAACCGGTCAGTGGTACCGGGCATACGGAAATGAAAATTGGGAATTTGATGAACGGGGCTTTATGAAAAAGCGCTATGCCAGCATCAATGATCTACCTATAGATCAAGCTGATCGGAGGTTGTGA
- a CDS encoding TIGR04282 family arsenosugar biosynthesis glycosyltransferase: MKEHAIIIFQENPVPGKVKTRLGEVIGSEKAVEVYEYLLRHTHELVRDYPADVFVYFLDEVDEDYLLNDQYHLGLQGKGLLGERMQRAFADVLGKGYEKALFLRVAGTMELSNDILDEAFEALSYQDLVVGPAHDGTIYLLGMTQVHDKVFDHNDWKSDSLISELAQEAKERELEMHKLPVLYEVEQYEDLKSLKGLLNIQ; this comes from the coding sequence ATGAAAGAACATGCAATAATAATTTTTCAAGAAAATCCGGTGCCCGGCAAGGTAAAAACAAGGCTTGGTGAGGTCATCGGTAGTGAGAAGGCAGTCGAAGTGTATGAATATTTGCTTCGCCATACCCACGAATTGGTGAGGGATTACCCAGCGGATGTGTTTGTTTACTTCCTTGATGAGGTAGATGAAGATTACCTCCTTAATGACCAATACCACCTTGGCCTTCAAGGAAAAGGGCTTTTGGGTGAGCGAATGCAGCGGGCATTTGCCGATGTCCTTGGCAAAGGATATGAAAAGGCACTTTTTCTTCGCGTAGCCGGCACCATGGAGCTCTCCAATGATATACTGGACGAGGCTTTTGAGGCACTGAGCTATCAGGATCTGGTGGTGGGACCTGCCCATGACGGGACTATTTACCTGCTGGGAATGACCCAAGTACATGATAAAGTGTTTGATCACAATGATTGGAAATCAGACAGCCTCATCAGTGAATTGGCCCAAGAAGCCAAGGAAAGGGAACTGGAAATGCATAAACTTCCCGTACTTTATGAAGTAGAACAATATGAGGACCTGAAAAGCTTAAAGGGTCTTCTAAATATTCAGTAG